The stretch of DNA CATATTATCGAGAATCGTGTACAGAGTAGATATTTGATGTTCTACTATtgaagtgttagtttaggtaagTACCTAGTATGATTTGCAGCACTTGGTCTCTAACTACAAACAAGAGGGAGTGTTTTTTCTATCTTTCTTACAAATCCAACTAGGTATACTACTACCATATGTATGTACTTGCCTCACTTTCATGCATATACAATATATTTAGAGATGTCTCACTTTCATGCATTCGTTTCTGTTTGAACTTTGATCAAAGAAAAACTTCTTGAATACTTTATACTACTGGTCCATCAACTGTGCTCACCTACACGGCTACACGTGATAGAATCTTTTGGCACACATCTAATCAAAATTGGAAGTTTGTGGATAAAGTTAGGGCCCACATCTAATCAAAATTGCTTATATTTTTATCTCTTTCATTTTCTAACAAAATAGCCATATATATACTCTGTAATCTCAATCTGGTTGTGATAAACTTCTATTACCAATTATTGTGTATGCCTTTCAATCCATATTCATAGTTTTGTCCCTTGCATGTCACAACCGATGAGGGGTGTTTTTTTAACCCAGGCCTATTTAAATTTGCTCCTAAGGGTAGTCAAACCTAGACCTGAGGTGCTACCAAGGCTCCTATGACCACTAGGATACAGGCTTGTTCGTaaaatatatttatctttttttgtttttgctgAATTTCTAAGATTTATCGGTTTTCTAGCACATCACATGAGAATTAATGACTTTGATTAGTAATAGTAAaaaatttaatgtttcatagtGGAGTTACCTCCTTTTTTTGTCTTTACAACGCAGAATGGGAAAATTGCAATCATGTATGCAGCAAATAAGAGACTACGTGACCTTGTTCAAATTCTTTTTCCTCACACAAAACCAATTACATCTCTGCCCAATTGGAGTATTGATGGGATAATTGATACTATGACATCTACGTCCTTCAAGTCTATGGTATTTTCTGTCACAAAAAAAGTCTGGTATTTATTTAATTGGTgtttattgattttttttttcagcgTAACATGTATTGCAGGGCATTAacattttgttttcatatttttgaatTTGGATATTATATTTAGGATAAAGAGCATATCATAGCTGGTGCAAAACCACGAGGAAATGAAGCATTTGCGAAAGGGGACTACCTCGCAGCAACCCTCTGCTATGATATGGTGAGTACTCAACCCAATCTGAAATATATACTTGTTTGAAACAataaaaatgttgcatgatagaTTATTTTCTGGATATATCTTTGATAAGATTGGCTAGCCCATGGCTTATATATGTTCGCATCTCTGTATCCCTTTCATAAGTTGCAGTACAATTACTCTCCATTTCATAAATATCATTGACTGTCAGTTTATATTTGAGTGAACTTGGATTGGGTAAATTGAGATGACAAGCTTAATTCTTTGTGCTTTGCTCACGTTAGCATCTTAGGTGGTGTTTGGTTTGGGtggtaaagtttaacaggtattgTAGcagttttgttttatttgataatcattatccaatcatagactaattttaggcttaaaagattcgtctctcaaattactctctagctgtgtttttagtttcgtaaatagtctatatttagtactgcaTGTATGTgcccaaacattcgatgtgacggacggTAAACTTTAACACGGCAAACCAAACGGGGCCTTATGTTGACTTATCCTGTGTCTGCAAATCCTGAGAAACTAAGGCCCCACACATTTCTGATTACTAATGCAGGCATTGCTCGAAGATCCACTTGATGCTACCTTGTTTTCCAACAGAAGCTTGTGCTGGTTGCGGCTGGGAGATGGAAAGCTTGCTCTGTTAGATGCTCAACAATGCAAAGCCATGCGCCCTCGGTGGCCGAAGGCATGGTACCGTGAGGGTGCAGCTCTCAGCTTGCTGAAGGTATGCTAGGCAGTGTACGCATTGCGTCATATTGAGCCTCACAATTTAATCTACTCTCTCCATTTGTATCTCACACAGTCACACTTATTATATCTCTATGCTCAGGACTACAAAGGGGCAGTTAATGCTTTCCTGGATGCACTGATGCTTGATCCTGCAAATGATGAGATAAAGACAGCGTTAAGGCAATGCTCTTGTTTTGATTGTTTCTATCTAATGCTACTTTTTAGTTATCTCCCTAAAACTGATAATATTATTCGTTGGAGTATGAATGTATAGTATAAATTCCAACTCTTTCCATACAACTTTGTTTTCTCGAAACGATATTCTTAGGTCTTTATTTGGATTCTTTCAACCTGCAGGGAGGCCACTGAGGCTTTGAGTGCTGCTTGCTCTGAAGAACAGAACCCTTGAGCAGCTGCATCGTCCGTCTGATATCTCAGATTAAAATCCTATATATGTAGTGACAACGTACTGCTGTTAAGACTAGTTGAGGAGCTATGCTTCACTGTTTTTCTTTTGCAATGAACATTCAAATGTTTTGTGGCATGCTATTGTGTTGCAGGCTTGAGGATTCATTTAAGCTCGATATGTGATGAATTTTAGCTTTTAATTGTACTGCTTTGTACTAGTGCTTGCTCTTAGTTGTTGCTGGTTTCATCTCATTCTTTCATCATTTCAGAATTTGCCACCCCAAGCTGCTGTCCAGCTTGCAGTGGCGTTATTTTCTGGGACTTACCAAGTGCGGTTGAGCAGTGGGTGAATATTCAGATGCACGTTAATCTAGAAGTGGACACCCATGGGTGTGATCGATCTCTTGATTTTGTTTCTTCAGAAATCTGTGCGAGCCTCTTGTGAAGAATCCGGGAGTGAATTCAATCACTAAGcttcttttttattattttttgttgAAACGCAGAAATTTTACATGAATCCGGGACTggcttgattttttttaatatggCTCAGATTTTCACATGGACAACATTGCTGTTGTGTAAAAGTGAAGCACATATTCGGGGGTTTTCTCAACACCCGAATATTACCTTCTATCCTAAGCCGCAGAATGCCAGGGGCCATCCTACCTTCACTGTGGTCAAGTTTTCTTGATTCAAAGAGTGTCCAAAGTGTTCGAAAGCTAAATAAAATCTGCTGCTGATCACGCACACATGGAGCCGACGTCCAGGCGTCAGGCACGGGCCACAGATAGATGGGCTTTGGTAGTTGGGGTGTgagccttcttttttttttaatttggcaAGTCTAAATGACAAATTATTGGAGATAGTCATTTTTttcacttgccaaatcttttacCAAGTTGCCAAAACTCAAAATATGGCAAATAatttttagcaaactgttggagatgctctaacaaaaTATATACTTAAAATTTATGTACTATTTCTATTTGTCCATCAAAACTGAGATTTCCAGCCTAGGGACATGACAATGCACTTAATATGTGAAGAGAGAAGCCACACATACGTAAACTTAAAAAACTGAGCCAGGATTTAAGTTTTAGCTAAACCTTAAAAAACTTAAATTTGGTAAGAGCTCATCTTATTTCCCAATGGCACCACGTCACCAGGAGCTCCCTACGCTCCGAATCAAGTGAGATCCGAGGAGGATGCTCTGTGGTGTCTAAGAGTATTTACAAGAGACGaggtaaaattatattctaaactacaagatttagccattgtctaaaataaaaaaactcactcaaagcATAGAGTTCCACAACAACTTTTGTATAGGATAGCTAGTGAGAACGACATGTTATATATGACAAACGAAAGTTTAGGAatagcaaacttgctattttagcaaaccagatagcacatctgttggactttaatttttggtttaaaatgtaaaaatagcctAGCTAATATGGatagcatatctgttggagttgctctaaggtaGTTGCCAGACGACATCTCTACGGCCAAAGCTAAAAAAACACTAATATTTTTCTACGAAATTGGTAtcattagtatatttttattgtaaatctatttagagatataaaagtTGACACTATTTTTATTAACTTGATCAAGCTTAAGAAAATTGATTTGTCTTAAATTTAGAATTGAGGTCGTAGCTTTTTATAACTTTCTGAcactatttttataaacttgatTAAGCTTGAGAAAATTGATTTGTCTTAAATTTAGAATTGAGTTTGTAGCTTTTTATAACTTTCTAAAAAAACTCTAAATAGCTTAGCCGTTATTCAAAAGCCAAAACCGTGTAACGAATGCACAACCTTCCGTTTGCGCCTCCACGGAAGCCAACAAGTTCCGGTTGGCCCaatgtcttgtttagtttgtaaaaTGAATTTTTTAATACTATAGTATATTTATAATTATAGAAATTAGTATTCAATCATAACAAATTAGGATTAAAAAATTTATATCgtaaaatatatataaactactatataattagtgatttttaaatctatatttaatgtttaatatatgtgttcaaaatattcaatacaatgaaataaaaagttgtaaaaTGTAAACTAAACGGGGCCTAAGATAAATGAAATAAAAGCCCATTCTAGGCCCAACCAAGACCAGCGTCCCGAAGCAAAGCATCACGCCATTGCCAGTTTGCCACCCCCCTTCGTGACGTCACGTCACGTCCACAGCCCGCCTCGCGTTTCCCGCCATTAATTCGGCGACCTTTTCCCTTCCCTCCTTCCTCGCGAAGCCGATTCCTTCCATTCCCTCTCCAAGGCCCAAAACCCTAATCCCTGCAAcccccgcggccgccgccgccgtcgcgatGGCCGCGCTCTCCGCCGTCGCGCTCCAGGCCGCGCTCTCCGGCAGCCTCCGCCTCCTCAAGCGTAATCGCGCTCCGTCTCTCGCTCTTGCTTCGGATTCCACAGCGTCTTTTTTCGttcgatttttttttaaagaaatttTGTTGTTGGTTTTGGAATTTCTCTTGGTTAGTGGTTGCGAGCAAGATGAACCTTCGTGAAGCTAAGGACGACGACGGGTGGAACGCGCTCCACCTGGCCGCGGAGATGGGCCATCTGCATGTCTGCAGGTTTCTGGTGGAGGAATCGGGCTTCGATGTCAACTCCACCTGCGCTGAAGGTGCGGCCGCCGCCATTGCTGTTGAATCTTGCGCCTTATTGGGGGACGCCGGACGGTGCCAACCACTAGCAGCATTCTGTCACTGAGATTCTACCCTTGTATTATTGTGTAATGTATATAGGTAGGACGCCGATCCACTGCGCTGCGGCTGGGGGCAGCGAGAGCGTCTTGAGGTACCTTCTGGACCGCGGGGGCGACCCAGCGATGCCTGACTTCGTGGGCTCAACGCCACTGCATGATGCGGCGGAGGAAGGTTCCCTTCGTCACTTTTCATGGCGGCCTAGATTACTTCATTTGTCCACAGTTTGCCTATGCTCTGCACTGCAGGAGTAGGAACCCTTCTTGTGTGTTTGGACTGGAGTTTGTGCTAATATTTTGCATTTCTGTGTCAAGGGCACTGCGCGGCTGTGAGGATGCTGCTGTCCAAGGGTGTTGATGTCGATATACACGGTTGTTGTGGGACGCCGCTGCACTTGGCCTGCTCCAACGACCGGGATCAGGTTGTCAAGATCCTGCTGGAACATGGCGCGGATGTAAGTTGTTATTAGTTTCACTCTTTTTGAGTCACGGCAGCATTTATGAATCGTTCTGGCATCCACGGGCCAGAGCAAAATTTGTTTCATTTGCTCAAGCAATTGTCTGTTTAGGAGGTGTCCCAGCATAGTTGGCAGCATTACtttttaaaatcattttttcCATTATGATTACTAGTCATCAAAAGTTCAAAACTGTGATATTTGTACTCTACAGCCCAGCAAGGTTGTCGGGCATGTCCTCCCACCACTCACGATGGCATACTGTGGGGGTTCTTTGAGATGCATGAAGCTACTGATTGAGGTCCAGTTGTTTCTTGTCTTTACTCTTTACATGATGTGTCGTCCATACCAACTCAATTACGTTATTTCTGTTGAATGTGTTGTCATGATCTGTGACGATTCTCTCTAGAGCTATTTACTCTCTGTTCTGTCAATTCTATAGGCTGGTGCAGATGTGAACTTGATTGCTCCCTCTGGAGTAATTTTGGCTCAAGCAGTTTGTGATGGCAGAACTGACATTGTCAAGTTCTTGCTAGAGGCTGGAGCTGATCCTAACATTCCTGATGAGGTGATGAACTGATGATGACACTGGTTTCAGATTTGTTTTTTAGTTTGATACTTTGAGAACTAAGATCTATTGGCCTCCTGCACATAAGATGGCTGGCTGGTAATCTAAAATCAAGGTTGCTCTGTGCATTGTATTGAATTTAATTTGTTCATATGTCAAGCGATTTTTGTACGCTTGCTGTGAAATCTAGTCTGTCTTTTGTTTAGCTCCATACTACAGTGATCTGGTCAGCTATTCTATGATTTGTTTCTCTACTTATAAGTTACCTCTGTGCAGTTCGAGAACAAAAAACTTACCTCTGTGCACATTTATTTTCATAATTCATTTTTACCAAGCTCTGCATCCAAGAATCATGATACGAGATTGGCTAGACGCCTAGACCATTAAAATTACACTATTGACATGTTAGTCTAGATTTACGATTTTGGCACTTGATCAATTATTAGAATTTTGCAGGCACTAATTTTTCTCCCTTTCCTTCAAATCGTAGCatcgtaatttatttttttagcaaTATCTAGATCTGTTACTTCCATTGTGATAAATCGTTGACTATCTCATCCTTTCTTTTTGTTGGAAAGTAAACATGTAATGTTGGGATCCTTTTTGTGTTTGAGTCCAGATTGTATTACTACTAGTTTTTTGGTACAATGCAGGATGGGAGAATCCCGATCATGTACCCAGCAGTTAATGGGAATCGGGAGCTTGTTGAAATTCTGTTTCCTAAGACAAGACCAGTTCCATCTTTGCCAGACTGGAGCGTTGATGGGATTATTAGAAGTATAGAATATCCTTTTTTCAAGCCTCAGGTACTTAAGACTATATAAGTATAGTTTCTTGTGTGCACGGCTCTCTCAGTTAAGCTTGGTGCAGCTCATTTTTATTAACTGTAGCATTTATGATGTTGGAACCCCATTGAGTGCCATTTTATTTGTGTAACTGCACATGCTATATTGTGTTTAGGATGCAGCTGTGGTGGAAAAAAAGATAGCTGATGCCAAGTCACAAGGAAAGGAAGCTTTCGCAAAGGGAGAGTACCTTGCGGCAGAATACTTCTATACCATGGTAAATGCTTGAACGCATCTAATAAAATATATAGCCGTTTGGAACTATGCAATGTTTATCATAGGTAGCCGTTAAGTTGTTTTCCTGAATGATGGAGGCAGATAGTTTATGATAGTTTCTCCATAGTCTCTTTGTACTGCATTCTGCATATGGTTTACCCGGAATTTATCTTGagttaccactgtttggtaaaTATGATCTATGCTATTTTTTGGTTTGCTCAGACCAGTGGGAAACTAAATGAAAAGGACCACTTTGGATCCCTGTACTTTGAGTTGGTTCTATTTAGACCATATACTTCAAAACCGTTTATTTTTAGCCTGCACTTAGTactagttctaaaatttttgaaaCCCATCCTGAGGGTAGAATACATTAAAACCGGTTATACTTTGAAACCATCTTAAAGATGCTTAGTTCATTTTATATGTGATAAAATATAGCAACAATATTTAAACCTATGGAAAATCTGGCTGGAGATATTTAAAAGCATAAAGGATCTTTGGTCCACCACACCTATTATTTAATTTTGGAGCTTGTAGTAGCATATAAAATATAGGAAATCAACACGTCGTTCAAATGTTTTGAAGCTAAAATGTGGGTAGTGTGTGCCAACAAGATTTACTTAAGTTAAACATATGCTCAGGAGTTCTGAAAATATTAAGCTACAGTACCTAGCACAGTATAGTCATGAGGTCATTTTTGGACCTCATTTGAACTGGCTTTGAGGGAACAATGTTAAAATAGTCAGTGCAGGTATCAAAAGTGGAGTTCGCTTTAAATAAGTGCAAGGGAGTATGCTCCACAGAAGCAGTTCGATGAACCATAATAAATCCAGAGAAACAGAGTCCTTACTGATTGTTAATGCAGGTACTAGAGAACGACCTTGATGCTACCGCGTTTGCCAACCGGAGCCTATGCTGGTTGCGGATGAGGGATGGGGCCAAAGCTCTGTTAGATGCCCGACAGTGCAAAATGATACGACCTCGTTGGTCGAAGGCATGGTATCGTGAGGGCGCAGCTCTCAGCTTGCTGAAGGTACAGCAGCTGTGTCAAACTTAATTTCGCGGTTGATCTAATCTCCAAAAAAGTACCTCACACCCTTGTGGTACCTCTTTGTGTAGGACTACAAAGGGGCAGCCAATTCATTCATGGAAGCATTGAAACTTGACCCTGCAAGTGATGAGATCAAGAGAGCCTTAAGGCAATGCTCTTTTTTCTCGCTACTGCTTATTTTCAGTCATTTCCCTAATTGGGCCTATTATCGTACACCACCATGCTatttttcaattatttcaatctTTAAATTATTGGTCAGAGTGGACAGTGGAGCATGGCCATCTAAATTCCCAACTATTCACATACAACTTTACTATCTATATATGAACATATTCTTAGTCATTTGATTCTTGGAACTTGTAGGGAGGCCACCGATGCTCTGGCGAACGTTGGCTGCTCTGGAGAACAGAACCCATGAGCTGAGACATACATGTGCTTCATCTCACGTTAAGAATTCTACTAAGGGGCTTATCATAGACTCATACTGCatattgatatatatatagcctTGACGCACTGCTGGAAATACTAGTTTGGATCTGAGCTTGTATGTTTTGCTCCGTTGGGAGAAGCCTAAGATACCTgtggcaaccaagtgaggtTGGGCAGTAACATATCGACGACGAACGTGTGTTGAACAAGTAATATACAGTATGTATTTTGATGCCTAAGTGCACTTATTGTTCCTACTGAAGTTGCAGTGCTAATGCTTCCTTTGTCAAATTCGATTGGGTGCACACTTTCAGCCTTGCCAGTTCAACTGAAGCTTGCTCGGTCTtaactagggatgaaaactgatcggatacggacagatacgatatcatatttattttcatatttctggtcagattcgaatacggataatgtcaatcatgtcggataagatacaattggatgtcgacatcacaaatatacaatttaagtattcgaatacggatgcggtatcggatgttgaatattcgaacTCGGATACGAACAGATCTAAACCTCTTTAAACGAATTCGGTTTCGAATATAATTGAAAAATATCCGTACTATTTTTATCCCTAGTCTTAACAAGCTTCTAGATGAGTAGATCGTTCCTTGTCCTGCAAAGTTAAGAGTCTGCACCATTTTTGTTTCTGGTTTAGCCGTTTTGGTATGTATTGTTTTATGTTGTGACGTTGGAGTCGGTCTCCCTATCTCATAATGAACACAATAGATGAATAAGACGCAACTAAAATCCGCTGACTCTAGCACTGCACAATCTTTGACTGTTGGAAGTTCCAACGGCTCCCGAATGTTCCGAGTGTCAGAAGTTTCAAGTGTCAGAATTTTTGGCACTTCCTGACTAGCCCTGGCCctcacttgtttagttcccttggTGAAAAGCTTttggtattgtagcatttttcatttgtaattattgtctaactatagactaactagacttaaaagatttatttcgtaaattacagacaaattgtacaattatttattttttatctatatttaatacttcatgcatataccataagattcgatgtgatttttttaattttatgtAACTAAGCAAGGTTCTATTGTCGGAAGTCTGTTTGCAACCTTTTGCAAAcaaagggcttgtttagtttcaaaaaaaatttaagattctccgtcacatcgaatcttgcggcatatgcatgatatattaaatatacataaaaataaaaactaattgtacagttgtaaatcgcgagacgagtcttttaagcctaattactacAAGATCGGATAACATTTgtgaaataaaaacgaaagtgctatagtgacaAAAACTGaaagtttttgcgaactgaacaaggcctaaccgTGTTCttgtttttaggccttgtttagattggagatgaaaaatttttgggtgtcacatcagatATGACGAAAGGATGTAGagaggagtttttagaaactaataaaaaaataaattacatagctcgtctggaaactgcaagacaaatctattaagcataattaatatgtcattagcacatgtaggttactgtagcacttaaggctaattatggactaactaggcttaaaagattcgtctcgtgatttttaaccaaactgtgtaattagtttatttttttatctacatttagtgttccatgtatgtgtccaaagattcgatgggatggacgaaaagtttttgggtgagGAACTAAATAGGGCCTTAACCCTAGTCGTCGTGTCGGAAGTTCTGACAGTACTGTGAGGTATCACTTTTGCCTTCAGGTATAAATACCGCTCCCCACCTTTTAACTATTACCCACTCATTCACTCTGGACCAAACTTTAGAAATACACCTCTCTAGCTCTCAAGGCCCTTCTCTCTCCTCATTGAACCTAGCTTCAAATCTACAAAGAGATTGAGTTGAGAGAGGGGATTTGGTGAGAGAAACATCGATAAAAAACTTGAGCCCTTAATTTCTCCGCCAAGCCTGTTGGATTCACATTTGTTACTCTTTGAGCTTTGCCTCTAGCCGGCTAGATGTCACCCAAGAGCTCCCGATTTTGTGGGAGAACCTGCATAACCCTCGATTTTCTAGTGAAGAACTCATATTCACCTTTGTGGTTTCTTGAGAGACAAGAAGGTGAAAGTGACTCTAAGTGGTCACCTTGACAATGGGGATGTAGGCAAGTCTTAGTGGCAAGCTGAACCTCAGGATAAATCTTGTGTGTCGTGTGCTTGTTGTTGATGGGATTACTTAACATCCAAGGAAGTGGGGTAATTCACAGATCTAAATTTGAAGTTGTTTTGAGTCTGATTTTGTAGCTCTTTATAGGAGTCGGAAGTTCCAGCAGTTTGTGTCGGGGCTTCCAATAGACGTTGAAACCTCTGGTCATTGGAAGTTCCAACAACTCCCGAAAAGTTCCGAATGTTAGAACTTTTGACAGTGTACTGATCCGCTATTTTAGTTTGTGCTAAGTTGTCAGATACATCTATTTATCTCCCCTCTAGGCTTAATAAGGATCCTTATAATATCTTTGTGTCTTGGTTCTTATATAGATAtggtttttatataataaattattttcttctctctcttcaataactatagTGGCACATTAGTATTTTGCTTAGTTGCCACACTAATTAATAGCTATAGAAATCATCTAGTTTTTGGGTTAGGAGTTCCCTTACCGCCAAATCCTGTCATCATCAACAGGAAAGGTTAGGCTTGTCTCTCTTTTAGTGAGGTTATCCAAGGCTATATCCACATCCAAACATGTCCCAAGGTGCTTTTGCCACTACTGCTCGTGCCCCATCCTAGTGTGATGTTGCCATCGAGGTCGGCAGGACTACAAGCATGCAACATATTTGACTCATCAAGAGTAAGGGCGTCCCCAATGGTTCTTAAATCATCAGCATAGTTGAGATTTGACTAACCATAGAGGAAAGAGCAGAACACGTTAGCGACTCTGAACTCGCTAGGCTTGCACAGATTTGAAGAGGGTGCTCTCTCTCAGGTCTACTATCCTCCCAAACCTTCCATTCTTTtgttattgtttattgtttccTACTGGCGATTTGATATTTGCCGTTGTGGATATCCTAAGGGTTGTTTGGTTGGAGGGGCGATTTGATATTTGCCGTGTGGCCGTTGCGGGGGCGGCACATGTTAGCGACTCTGAACTTCGTTAAAATGCAAACTAAGatcatctccaagggttttgcatttgagattTGCATTTaagtaatttgccaaaaagctccaaaagaggtattcaacggttttgcatttggagtttgcaatttgggcaacttggcaaatgagggagcaaacttggcaaaaatgccaagctGTGAACGACTTTGCAAACACGATCGCGCGAGCAAAGTCACGTGCGAAGAAAACGCGCGCGCCTggagaccttctatttttatcctttgccaagtccaaataccaattcccttggagatgacctattgttatcctttgcattttgttatgggagtttgcaaatagcaacaaatgccaagtcaatttgccaaagcctttggagatgctctcttgtttagttgggaaaatttttggctttggctactgtagcactttcgtttgtatttgacaattattattcaattatggactaataagggtcaaaaattcgtctcacaaattatagacaaattttataattaattgtcttttatctatatttaatatttcatgtatgcatctaaaaattcgatgttacTGAGAATATTGAGaaaatttggaaactaaacCAGACCTAACACAAGGCCTAAAGCTCTTGGCTCTTACGGTCATCCTTAGAGCAACTCTAATAGATATATGTTATCCATCTTATCTaggctatttttatattttcaaaacaaaaattaaagtccaacaggtgtgctatctggtttgctaaaataatAAGTTTACTATtcctaaactttcgcttgtTATATATAGCATATCGTTCTCACTAGTTATCCTATACAAAAGCTGTTGTAGAAATCTATGCTttgagttaggccttgtttagttcccaaaaaattttgcaaaatttttcagattctccgtcacatcgaatctttaggcacatgcatgaagtattaaatatagacaaaa from Sorghum bicolor cultivar BTx623 chromosome 8, Sorghum_bicolor_NCBIv3, whole genome shotgun sequence encodes:
- the LOC8070103 gene encoding ankyrin repeat, PH and SEC7 domain containing protein secG, giving the protein MAALSAVALQAALSGSLRLLKLVASKMNLREAKDDDGWNALHLAAEMGHLHVCRFLVEESGFDVNSTCAEGRTPIHCAAAGGSESVLRYLLDRGGDPAMPDFVGSTPLHDAAEEGHCAAVRMLLSKGVDVDIHGCCGTPLHLACSNDRDQVVKILLEHGADPSKVVGHVLPPLTMAYCGGSLRCMKLLIEAGADVNLIAPSGVILAQAVCDGRTDIVKFLLEAGADPNIPDEDGRIPIMYPAVNGNRELVEILFPKTRPVPSLPDWSVDGIIRSIEYPFFKPQDAAVVEKKIADAKSQGKEAFAKGEYLAAEYFYTMVLENDLDATAFANRSLCWLRMRDGAKALLDARQCKMIRPRWSKAWYREGAALSLLKDYKGAANSFMEALKLDPASDEIKRALREATDALANVGCSGEQNP